Proteins encoded in a region of the Longibacter salinarum genome:
- a CDS encoding DEAD/DEAH box helicase: MSTSFASLGLNSHLISTVKDLGYETPTPIQSALIPSLLAGRDVVGQAQTGTGKTAAFTLPMLHHLGGGVGVIRGLVLCPTRELAMQVAKSAKAYGANVGMSVLAVYGGQSYKKQIGRIKQGVDIVVGTPGRMLDLINKGLLDLSSVEVAVLDEADEMLSMGFIDDIEEILSSTPRSRQTAFFSATMSRGFERLASKHLDNPETCRLKAKNRTAENIEQRAYFVSKRNRLDALLRLLETERIDSAIVFARTRADTFRLADQLQAQGHAAGALNGEMEQYERRKMLNRFRNGQVSVLVGTNVAARGLDIDHISHVFNYELPTDPEVYVHRVGRTGRAGKSGTAISLVPNNRRKRLRKIERYTKRDISTHQLPSEADVQAHRDAQVREEIGEWVDADDWSREKQIVHELMNEGRSPVDIAAAALKAARSRTETVADDSSTERVRDSHEDGMVRLKLNTGKKNGTRPGQVVGSIAGGSGIPGGSIGKIDIHGGHTMIDIPAQYVDQVLAKSGLYKIGNRRVRVE, encoded by the coding sequence ATGTCTACGTCTTTTGCCTCTTTAGGCCTCAACTCGCATCTCATTTCCACGGTCAAGGATCTCGGGTACGAAACGCCCACCCCGATCCAGTCCGCTCTCATCCCCTCGCTTCTCGCCGGCCGTGATGTCGTCGGCCAGGCGCAAACCGGCACCGGCAAGACCGCTGCCTTTACGCTACCGATGCTGCACCACCTCGGCGGTGGCGTCGGCGTCATCCGCGGTCTCGTGCTCTGCCCGACGCGCGAGCTGGCCATGCAGGTCGCCAAATCCGCGAAGGCCTACGGCGCGAACGTGGGCATGAGCGTGCTTGCCGTCTACGGTGGGCAATCGTATAAGAAGCAGATTGGCCGCATCAAGCAGGGCGTCGACATTGTCGTCGGCACACCCGGTCGCATGCTCGATCTGATCAACAAGGGCCTCCTCGATCTCAGCAGCGTCGAAGTCGCCGTGCTCGACGAAGCCGACGAGATGCTCAGCATGGGCTTCATCGACGACATCGAAGAGATTCTCTCGTCGACGCCGCGCTCGCGGCAGACGGCCTTCTTCTCGGCCACGATGTCGCGCGGGTTCGAGCGCCTCGCGTCGAAGCACCTCGACAACCCCGAAACCTGCCGCTTGAAGGCAAAGAACCGGACGGCAGAAAACATCGAGCAGCGCGCGTACTTCGTCTCGAAGCGCAACCGCCTCGACGCCCTTCTCCGCCTCCTCGAAACCGAGCGGATCGACAGCGCCATCGTGTTCGCCCGCACCCGGGCCGATACGTTCCGCCTCGCCGATCAGCTTCAGGCGCAGGGCCACGCAGCCGGCGCGCTGAACGGAGAGATGGAGCAGTATGAGCGGCGCAAGATGCTCAACCGCTTCCGCAACGGCCAGGTATCCGTACTCGTCGGAACGAACGTGGCCGCCCGCGGCCTCGACATCGACCACATCTCGCATGTGTTCAACTACGAGCTGCCGACGGATCCGGAGGTCTACGTGCACCGCGTGGGTCGCACCGGTCGCGCCGGCAAGTCCGGGACCGCCATCTCGCTCGTGCCGAACAACCGGCGTAAACGCCTGCGCAAGATCGAGCGCTACACGAAGCGCGACATCTCAACGCACCAGCTTCCGTCGGAGGCCGATGTGCAGGCACACCGCGATGCTCAGGTCCGCGAAGAAATCGGCGAGTGGGTCGATGCCGACGACTGGAGCCGGGAGAAACAGATCGTCCACGAGCTGATGAATGAAGGTCGGAGCCCGGTGGACATCGCAGCTGCTGCGTTGAAAGCCGCCCGTTCACGCACCGAGACCGTAGCGGACGACAGCTCGACGGAGCGTGTCCGTGACTCCCACGAGGACGGCATGGTTCGCCTGAAACTCAACACTGGCAAGAAGAATGGCACGCGACCGGGCCAGGTCGTCGGGAGCATCGCCGGCGGCTCGGGCATCCCCGGAGGCTCGATCGGCAAGATCGACATCCACGGCGGCCACACCATGATCGACATTCCGGCGCAGTACGTCGATCAGGTCCTCGCCAAGAGCGGCCTCTACAAGATCGGCAACCGCCGCGTTCGCGTCGAGTAG
- a CDS encoding GCN5-related N-acetyltransferase yields MTNERFHRRRRLVETMEHLAEVELPAQAKSDARYPVTEDHCFKRIAFDAAVGRKWDASVQRPFYRYATDEQLATAIDVLRSMREQPDRANALNRKSLSYRRSS; encoded by the coding sequence ATGACGAACGAGCGATTTCACCGACGGCGTCGTCTGGTCGAGACGATGGAGCATCTCGCCGAAGTTGAGTTACCGGCGCAGGCCAAATCCGACGCTCGCTATCCAGTTACGGAGGACCACTGCTTCAAGCGGATCGCCTTCGATGCGGCGGTCGGTAGGAAATGGGATGCGTCGGTCCAGCGCCCCTTCTACCGATATGCGACCGATGAGCAGCTTGCGACCGCTATTGACGTTCTACGCTCGATGCGGGAGCAGCCGGACCGCGCGAACGCACTCAACCGGAAATCGCTGTCGTATCGCCGCTCCTCTTGA
- a CDS encoding short chain dehydrogenase, whose protein sequence is MTILVIGATGTIGSAICDSLESEHDVIRVARTSGDIRVDIESPESIRDMYEEAGSFDAVASAAGNAAFNPLDELSEDDFGLSIQSKLMGQVNLVRYGLPYLDNPRQGSFTLVSGILSQHPMPGSAAISMVNAGIEGFIRAAALDTPDGVRVNAVSPPWVSETLEEMGEDPSDGVPAAVVAKAYADSITGSASGEVLDPRDYA, encoded by the coding sequence ATGACCATTCTTGTAATTGGCGCTACCGGGACCATTGGCTCGGCCATATGCGATTCGCTGGAGAGCGAGCACGATGTCATTCGCGTCGCTCGGACCAGCGGTGACATCCGCGTAGACATCGAGAGTCCCGAGTCGATCCGCGACATGTACGAGGAGGCCGGGTCGTTCGATGCCGTCGCCTCCGCGGCGGGCAACGCAGCCTTCAATCCCCTCGACGAGCTCAGCGAAGACGACTTCGGCCTGAGCATTCAGAGTAAGCTGATGGGTCAGGTCAACCTCGTCCGATACGGTCTACCGTATCTGGATAATCCGCGTCAGGGCTCGTTTACCCTCGTGAGCGGCATTTTGAGTCAGCATCCGATGCCCGGAAGCGCAGCGATCAGCATGGTCAACGCCGGAATCGAAGGGTTCATCCGGGCGGCGGCTCTCGATACGCCGGACGGGGTACGCGTCAACGCCGTGAGTCCGCCGTGGGTGAGCGAGACGCTGGAGGAGATGGGCGAAGATCCGTCCGACGGCGTGCCTGCCGCTGTCGTGGCGAAGGCGTATGCCGACAGCATCACCGGCTCGGCGAGCGGCGAGGTGCTGGATCCGCGTGACTACGCATGA
- a CDS encoding 3'-5' exonuclease: protein MTDRLPLMDPSDWTDGQRAVVSSDARAVTIYGSLRSGKTTALMARAIRCARDIDPEETVYVFANTGTGAETRRSMIASHDAAADIVVSTVTAIAAHILRRLGDDDWTLTHPEADQARVGRILEAMGYNDLSESPYDVWRELIVQAANGRDRTVPPSFPLTDEALAEVRTRYDATLDRTRTLDRARLVQRAVEHLERAGESPVRVSHILIDDAENLSPIEVLLLQALGPESVTAAVNPEACVMASLGADSTAVIDWFDSIDDHDRVWLAAAKHTTPILDAARRLIEEESSSSDRATSRGSDTLPEGRVEKFSAPSASAEQDRILGAMQERVEARDGGAVNVAVVAPNQSLRDEIADRCRDSDLAVEVLGRPWHGQETILDVLSYLFVLANPHDDPHLFRVINRPSRGIGRKTQARLREYAAGRDLSAWEAIDRARSEGALSSRARRVLGAFREMVEPLVQHARDASPADVARAVLSDTELLTPVTRGRTREQIEREERVEWFLQDLPASGDIDALRPFLDSIALGFSPTDRTAKIQIATLREVRDVTARLVFVFGLEEGRLPATHAVRRHAFIEQEKRRLAVAISRAESNTVLSWAKSRGTGRRQEPTTRSRFWDLLDPVPTCDGSWESGNDYRASLRTKQASSRASTRPTDEDAAAIEAGRRVEHPKLGAGTVQDVKMDGEKHVATVTFDDRGTKTLNLRYAPLTLLDA, encoded by the coding sequence ATGACCGATCGACTGCCCTTGATGGATCCCTCGGACTGGACGGATGGGCAGCGGGCCGTGGTATCGTCCGACGCTCGGGCGGTAACGATCTACGGCAGTCTTCGGTCGGGAAAAACGACGGCGCTCATGGCTCGCGCGATCCGGTGTGCTCGCGACATCGATCCAGAGGAAACCGTGTACGTGTTTGCAAACACGGGGACGGGCGCAGAGACACGCCGGTCCATGATCGCATCGCACGATGCTGCCGCCGACATCGTGGTCTCAACGGTGACGGCGATAGCGGCGCACATCCTCCGCAGGCTGGGTGATGACGACTGGACCCTCACGCATCCGGAGGCCGATCAGGCCCGTGTCGGGCGCATTTTGGAGGCGATGGGATACAACGACCTGAGCGAATCGCCGTACGACGTCTGGCGGGAGTTGATCGTGCAGGCTGCCAATGGGCGGGATCGAACTGTGCCCCCGTCGTTTCCTCTGACGGACGAAGCGCTGGCGGAGGTGCGGACGAGATACGATGCTACGCTTGACCGAACCCGAACGCTGGATCGTGCGCGCCTCGTGCAGCGTGCGGTCGAGCACCTGGAGCGAGCGGGGGAGAGCCCGGTTCGTGTGTCACACATCCTGATTGACGATGCAGAAAACCTGTCGCCCATCGAGGTGCTGCTCCTGCAGGCTTTGGGACCGGAGTCCGTAACGGCGGCGGTGAATCCGGAAGCCTGCGTGATGGCTTCGCTCGGCGCGGATTCAACCGCCGTGATCGATTGGTTTGATTCCATCGACGACCACGACCGTGTATGGCTGGCCGCAGCCAAACATACCACGCCGATTCTGGACGCGGCACGGAGGCTGATCGAAGAAGAGTCGTCGAGTAGCGATCGTGCAACGAGCCGTGGGAGCGACACGTTGCCGGAGGGGCGAGTGGAGAAGTTTTCGGCGCCGTCGGCCTCGGCCGAGCAGGATCGGATCCTCGGTGCAATGCAGGAGAGGGTGGAGGCACGGGATGGCGGGGCGGTGAATGTCGCTGTCGTGGCACCGAATCAGTCACTACGCGATGAGATTGCCGACAGGTGTCGCGATAGCGATCTGGCCGTTGAGGTTCTTGGTCGGCCATGGCATGGACAGGAGACCATTCTGGACGTTTTGTCCTACCTGTTCGTCCTTGCCAACCCGCATGACGATCCCCATCTCTTTCGCGTCATCAACCGGCCGTCACGCGGGATCGGGCGGAAGACGCAGGCGCGCCTCCGAGAGTATGCCGCAGGGAGAGACCTGTCGGCCTGGGAGGCGATCGACCGTGCACGATCGGAGGGAGCCCTGAGCAGCCGGGCGCGTCGGGTTCTTGGCGCCTTCCGTGAGATGGTGGAGCCGCTCGTGCAGCACGCACGAGATGCGTCGCCGGCGGACGTGGCGCGCGCCGTGCTGTCGGACACGGAACTGTTGACGCCGGTGACGCGGGGACGCACGAGAGAGCAGATCGAGCGGGAGGAGCGGGTTGAATGGTTTCTGCAGGATCTTCCGGCTAGTGGAGACATCGACGCACTCAGGCCGTTTCTCGATTCGATCGCTCTTGGCTTTTCGCCAACTGACCGAACAGCTAAGATCCAGATCGCGACACTTCGCGAGGTCCGAGACGTGACGGCCCGGCTCGTCTTTGTCTTTGGGCTGGAAGAAGGACGTCTACCCGCTACACACGCCGTGCGTCGCCATGCCTTTATCGAGCAAGAGAAGCGGCGGCTTGCGGTTGCAATCAGCCGGGCGGAGTCGAACACGGTTTTGAGTTGGGCGAAGAGTCGCGGTACCGGTCGCCGCCAGGAGCCAACGACGCGATCTCGGTTTTGGGACCTGCTAGACCCCGTCCCGACGTGCGATGGATCGTGGGAGAGCGGAAACGACTACCGGGCCAGCCTGCGAACGAAGCAGGCATCATCCAGGGCGTCTACGCGACCGACGGATGAGGACGCCGCGGCGATCGAGGCCGGGCGCCGGGTCGAACATCCGAAGCTGGGCGCCGGAACGGTCCAGGACGTGAAGATGGACGGAGAAAAGCACGTCGCGACCGTAACGTTCGACGACCGTGGAACGAAAACGCTCAACCTGCGCTACGCTCCTCTGACGCTTCTCGACGCATAG
- a CDS encoding ligase-associated DNA damage response exonuclease: MDGLLTVSDDGLYCPAGDFHIDPHRPVQRAVVTHAHGDHAARGSEHYLTSAEGEGVLRHRMLDGASIQTLSYGETLDINGVTVSLHPAGHIRGSAQVRLEHGGEVWVVTGDYKVAADRTCTPFELVECDVFITECTFGLPIYRWPDPADVFEKINRWWKKNQEEGKTSVLFGYSLGKAQRLIAGVDPSIGPIYCHGAVQKMNAVYREDGVDLPPTTYVSDENALDDWSEALVVAPSSAGGSRWMQRFDPVSTGFASGWMRIRGNKRRRSLDRGFVLSDHLDWPNLNAVIDGTGAETIYVTHGNNDSFARWLNEEKGLDARELPLRSQYDG; this comes from the coding sequence GTGGACGGTTTGCTCACCGTATCGGACGATGGTCTGTACTGCCCGGCCGGGGACTTTCATATTGACCCGCATCGACCGGTCCAGCGAGCCGTCGTGACCCACGCCCACGGCGATCATGCCGCTCGCGGGTCGGAGCATTACCTGACGAGCGCCGAGGGCGAAGGCGTGCTGCGACACCGTATGCTCGACGGTGCCTCGATCCAGACGCTTTCATACGGGGAGACGCTCGACATAAACGGCGTCACGGTTTCGCTCCATCCGGCCGGACACATCCGCGGCTCGGCCCAGGTCCGCTTGGAGCACGGTGGCGAGGTCTGGGTCGTGACGGGCGACTACAAAGTTGCGGCGGACCGAACCTGCACGCCGTTCGAACTGGTCGAGTGCGACGTCTTCATCACCGAGTGCACGTTCGGGCTCCCGATTTACCGCTGGCCGGACCCGGCGGACGTGTTCGAGAAGATCAACCGCTGGTGGAAAAAGAACCAGGAAGAGGGCAAGACCTCTGTTCTCTTCGGCTACTCGCTCGGCAAGGCGCAGCGCCTGATCGCCGGTGTCGATCCGTCCATCGGGCCGATCTACTGCCACGGCGCGGTCCAGAAAATGAACGCCGTCTACCGCGAGGACGGCGTCGATCTGCCGCCCACGACGTACGTGTCCGACGAGAACGCGCTGGACGACTGGAGCGAAGCCCTCGTCGTCGCGCCCTCCAGCGCCGGCGGCTCTCGGTGGATGCAACGCTTCGACCCGGTGTCAACCGGCTTTGCCTCCGGCTGGATGCGCATTCGCGGCAACAAGCGCCGCCGCTCCCTCGACCGCGGCTTCGTCCTGTCGGACCACCTCGACTGGCCCAACCTGAACGCGGTCATCGACGGCACCGGGGCGGAGACCATTTACGTCACGCATGGCAACAACGACTCCTTCGCCCGCTGGCTAAACGAGGAGAAAGGCCTCGACGCCCGAGAGTTGCCCCTACGCTCACAATACGACGGCTAG
- a CDS encoding ATP-dependent DNA ligase yields MQAFAELYRQLDRTTSRNAKIKAMAAYFEQAEPADAAWAVYFLSGERPKRLLSSTDMRQWAADLAGIPDWLLEDAYTTVGDTAETITLLLPDEGGSADKTLSYWVEERLLPLRNKDDEVQREEVTAIWRELGRWERFVWNKLTTSGLRVGVSQGLTVRGLEAFSGIDRDVLTARMMGDWSPTAEFFNNLISKDTSDADRSRPYPFLLAHPIDNDAHPQDVVGDHDQFLAEWKWDGIRSQVIHREGEVFIWSRGEELITERYPEVATAAKALPDGVVLDGEILGWKDGEVLPFGMLQKRIGRKTLPSDLMEEVPISFVAFDLLEWDGEDIRDWPLRKRRRQLESIFDAGHHGSDIRLTTPIRGDSWDDLADVRADSRDKKTEGLMLKRLDKKYAVGRPKGNWWKWKVEPYTLDGVLIYAQRGSGRRSTLHTDLSFALWDESDELVIFAKAYSGLTDDQFQELDNWVRRHTVERFGPVRSVEPEHVFEIAFEGVRRSSRHKCGVATRFPRIKRWRRDLSPQDADRLGDLKALLPALPNHVAPDE; encoded by the coding sequence ATGCAGGCCTTCGCTGAGCTTTACCGTCAACTCGACCGGACGACGAGCCGGAATGCGAAGATCAAGGCGATGGCGGCATATTTTGAGCAGGCGGAGCCGGCGGACGCAGCGTGGGCGGTCTACTTTCTGTCGGGGGAGCGGCCGAAGCGGCTTCTGAGTTCGACCGATATGCGGCAATGGGCCGCGGACCTCGCCGGCATTCCGGACTGGTTGCTCGAGGATGCGTACACGACGGTCGGCGACACCGCGGAAACGATCACGCTGCTCCTGCCCGACGAAGGCGGTAGCGCCGACAAGACGCTGTCGTACTGGGTCGAGGAACGCCTTCTCCCGCTCCGCAACAAAGACGACGAGGTTCAGCGCGAGGAGGTGACGGCAATCTGGCGGGAACTGGGCCGGTGGGAACGGTTCGTCTGGAATAAGCTCACAACGAGCGGACTCCGCGTCGGGGTCTCACAGGGACTCACGGTGCGCGGACTCGAAGCCTTCAGCGGCATCGACCGCGACGTGCTCACCGCTCGCATGATGGGCGACTGGTCGCCGACGGCCGAGTTTTTCAACAACCTGATCTCCAAAGACACCTCCGACGCCGACCGGAGCCGTCCCTACCCGTTTCTTCTGGCCCACCCGATCGACAACGACGCGCACCCACAGGATGTTGTCGGCGACCACGACCAGTTTCTCGCCGAATGGAAGTGGGACGGCATCCGCTCGCAGGTCATCCACCGCGAAGGCGAGGTCTTCATCTGGTCACGCGGCGAAGAACTGATCACCGAGCGCTACCCGGAGGTGGCCACTGCTGCCAAAGCCCTGCCGGACGGTGTCGTTCTCGACGGTGAAATCCTCGGCTGGAAGGACGGCGAGGTGCTCCCTTTCGGCATGCTGCAAAAGCGCATTGGCCGAAAAACCCTGCCATCGGACCTGATGGAAGAGGTGCCGATTTCGTTTGTGGCGTTCGACCTCTTGGAATGGGACGGCGAGGACATTCGCGACTGGCCGCTCCGAAAGCGCCGCCGGCAGTTGGAGTCGATCTTCGACGCCGGACATCATGGATCGGATATTCGTCTCACGACGCCGATTCGCGGCGATTCCTGGGACGACCTGGCCGATGTGCGTGCGGACAGCCGCGATAAGAAAACGGAGGGCTTGATGCTGAAGCGGCTCGACAAGAAGTACGCGGTCGGGCGACCGAAGGGAAACTGGTGGAAATGGAAGGTCGAACCCTACACCCTCGACGGCGTGCTGATCTATGCGCAGCGCGGCTCGGGCCGCCGGTCGACGCTCCACACGGATCTGTCCTTTGCCCTCTGGGATGAGAGCGACGAGCTCGTTATCTTCGCCAAGGCATACTCCGGCCTGACCGACGATCAGTTTCAGGAACTGGATAACTGGGTGCGCCGCCACACCGTGGAACGCTTTGGTCCCGTTCGCTCCGTCGAACCCGAGCATGTGTTCGAGATCGCATTTGAAGGCGTACGCCGCTCGAGTCGTCACAAGTGCGGCGTCGCCACACGCTTTCCCCGGATCAAACGCTGGCGCCGCGACCTTTCGCCGCAGGACGCCGATCGCCTCGGCGATCTGAAGGCTCTCCTCCCCGCCCTCCCCAATCACGTCGCCCCCGACGAATGA
- a CDS encoding ligase-associated DNA damage response DEXH box helicase, whose translation MSASAPSPRPAVDAEAWGEAESRLEDWFSDRGWSPFDYQRDVWRAYRDGDSGLVHAPTGTGKTYSVWFAVLIEWMAEQIAAGRNIEAYDELTPPPLSVLWVTPLRALSHNTVTALQRAARDLRLPWRIEGRTGDTSYRKKKGQLSDPPSALITTPESLSILLSYPDTKEHLQNLRMVVVDEWHELMGSKRGVQAELGIARLRRWNPDLRTWGLSATIGNMDEARDTLLGEPDADGRLITADIKKDIQIDALLPEDVHRFPWAGNLGLQMLDHVLSELDTADSALVFTNTRAQAEQWYRAILDARPEWAGHLALHYGSLSRKQREVVEDGLANGRLRCVVCTSTLDLGVDFTPVDRVFQVGSPKGVARLLQRAGRSGHQPGATSRVTGVPSHSLQLIEYAAARDAMEADDIEARPPVRKPIDLLVQHVITIAIGSGFFPDDLFEEIRSAYSYRNLTRNEFDWAVRCASTGGSALKAYEKYHRIEKYDGDLERYRGMYVGTSDRLARRHRMMIGTITSDSSVEVRYKNGHTIGQVEETFISRLKHGDIFNFAGKTLEFLRIEDMKAVVQKAKSEPDGVVPRWLGGRLPLSNQLSHWIRRRLDEAAEGTFRGPEMAQVQSLMELQGKWSIVPTHDDFLVERVHSREGHHLFMYPFAGRPVHQGLASLLAYRMAEEVSISFTMSYNDYGFELLSPEPAPLRDAIAGGLFDTENLTSEIEASLNESEMSRRQFREIARVAGLVFTGYPGQPKSLGKIQASSGLIFDVLEEYESENPLLEQARREVRERQLEEDRLRDALDRIRDATLHVIDVPRMTPLAFPIYVDRLRDRISSEPLAQRVRRMQEELEEAARWE comes from the coding sequence ATGAGTGCTTCCGCACCCTCGCCACGCCCTGCTGTCGATGCGGAGGCGTGGGGCGAGGCAGAATCTCGGCTTGAAGACTGGTTCTCGGACCGCGGCTGGTCGCCGTTCGACTACCAGCGCGACGTCTGGCGCGCGTACCGCGACGGCGACAGCGGACTCGTCCACGCCCCAACCGGGACCGGCAAAACCTACTCTGTCTGGTTTGCCGTTCTGATCGAGTGGATGGCCGAACAGATCGCCGCCGGGCGCAACATCGAAGCGTACGACGAGCTGACGCCCCCGCCGCTGTCCGTCCTCTGGGTCACGCCCCTCCGCGCCCTCAGCCACAACACGGTCACAGCGCTCCAGCGAGCGGCCCGCGACCTCCGTTTGCCGTGGCGCATCGAGGGACGCACGGGTGACACGTCGTATCGCAAGAAGAAAGGCCAGCTCTCGGATCCGCCCTCCGCTCTCATCACCACGCCGGAGAGCCTGTCGATCCTGTTGTCGTACCCGGACACGAAGGAGCACCTGCAGAACCTGCGTATGGTCGTCGTGGACGAGTGGCACGAGCTGATGGGCTCGAAGCGCGGCGTACAGGCCGAGCTCGGCATCGCCCGACTCCGCCGATGGAATCCCGACCTCCGGACGTGGGGCCTCTCCGCCACAATCGGCAATATGGATGAGGCGCGCGACACGCTCCTCGGTGAGCCCGACGCCGACGGACGACTCATCACGGCCGACATCAAGAAAGACATTCAGATCGACGCGCTGCTGCCCGAGGACGTGCACCGCTTTCCATGGGCGGGCAATCTCGGCCTGCAGATGCTTGACCATGTTCTCTCCGAGCTCGACACGGCGGACAGCGCCCTCGTTTTCACGAACACCCGCGCCCAGGCCGAACAGTGGTACCGCGCCATCCTGGACGCGCGCCCGGAGTGGGCCGGGCACCTCGCCCTGCACTACGGGTCGCTGAGCCGAAAGCAGCGGGAGGTGGTCGAGGACGGACTGGCAAACGGCCGGCTCCGGTGCGTCGTCTGCACCTCGACGCTCGACCTCGGCGTCGACTTTACACCCGTGGATCGCGTCTTCCAGGTGGGCAGTCCAAAAGGAGTTGCGCGCCTCCTGCAGCGGGCCGGGCGGAGCGGACACCAGCCCGGCGCGACGAGCCGCGTGACCGGCGTACCCAGCCATTCGCTCCAGCTCATCGAATACGCTGCGGCCCGCGACGCGATGGAAGCGGACGATATCGAGGCGCGTCCGCCCGTCCGCAAACCCATCGACCTCCTGGTTCAGCACGTCATCACCATCGCCATCGGGTCCGGCTTCTTCCCCGACGATCTGTTCGAGGAAATCCGATCGGCGTACTCGTACCGCAACCTGACCCGTAACGAGTTCGATTGGGCCGTGCGCTGCGCCTCGACCGGCGGCTCCGCGCTGAAGGCCTATGAGAAGTACCACCGGATCGAGAAGTACGACGGTGACCTCGAGAGATACCGCGGCATGTACGTCGGCACGAGCGACCGGCTGGCCCGGCGGCATCGCATGATGATCGGCACGATCACGAGCGACTCGAGCGTCGAGGTTCGCTACAAGAACGGACACACGATCGGACAGGTCGAGGAAACGTTCATCAGCCGACTGAAGCACGGCGACATTTTCAACTTCGCCGGCAAGACGCTCGAGTTTCTACGAATCGAGGACATGAAAGCCGTCGTTCAGAAAGCAAAGAGTGAACCCGACGGCGTCGTCCCGCGCTGGCTCGGCGGCCGACTCCCGCTGTCGAACCAGCTGTCGCATTGGATCCGGCGGCGGCTCGACGAAGCGGCCGAAGGCACGTTTCGCGGACCCGAGATGGCACAGGTCCAGTCGCTGATGGAATTACAGGGGAAGTGGTCGATCGTCCCGACGCACGACGATTTCCTGGTCGAGCGCGTGCACTCCCGCGAGGGCCATCACCTGTTCATGTACCCGTTCGCCGGTCGGCCGGTGCATCAGGGACTCGCCTCCCTCCTCGCCTACCGTATGGCCGAGGAAGTGTCGATCTCGTTTACGATGTCGTACAACGACTACGGCTTCGAACTGCTCTCGCCCGAGCCGGCGCCACTGCGCGACGCGATCGCGGGCGGTCTGTTCGATACGGAGAATCTCACGTCCGAGATCGAGGCGAGCTTAAATGAGTCGGAGATGAGTCGACGGCAGTTTCGAGAAATTGCGCGAGTGGCTGGACTCGTGTTTACCGGCTACCCCGGACAACCCAAATCCCTCGGCAAGATCCAAGCCTCCAGCGGACTCATCTTTGACGTGCTGGAGGAATACGAATCGGAGAACCCGCTGCTGGAGCAAGCGCGACGCGAGGTGCGGGAGCGGCAACTCGAGGAAGACCGCCTCCGCGACGCCCTCGACCGAATCCGTGACGCCACGCTTCACGTGATCGACGTGCCGCGCATGACACCCCTGGCCTTCCCGATCTACGTCGACCGCCTGCGCGACCGCATCAGCTCCGAACCCCTCGCCCAGCGCGTCCGCCGCATGCAGGAAGAACTGGAGGAGGCCGCGCGCTGGGAGTAA
- the pdeM gene encoding ligase-associated DNA damage response endonuclease PdeM translates to MPSFSLPPPTQEAELELLPGRAAYWAERKTLLVADVHVGKDATFRAEAIPLPLGSTDSDLQKLTGLIRQTRAERLIVLGDLYHARSGMTEGTLQALRAWRSNQKTLNVVLVRGNHDRHAGASPADLDIDEHEGPLHEGPFCFRHEPSSSDTGYVVCGHLHPGVVLRGRGGQRERLPCFHANESRLILPAFSEFTGLHILHPEPGDDVAVVAGTDVIAVSPEVLRSTHQ, encoded by the coding sequence ATGCCGTCTTTCTCCCTTCCGCCACCGACCCAAGAGGCCGAGCTTGAGCTGTTGCCCGGACGGGCGGCGTACTGGGCGGAGCGGAAGACGCTGCTTGTTGCGGACGTGCACGTGGGCAAAGATGCGACCTTTCGGGCCGAGGCGATTCCCCTTCCGCTCGGGAGCACAGATAGCGACCTGCAGAAGCTAACGGGCTTGATTCGGCAAACAAGAGCGGAACGCCTGATCGTGCTGGGCGACCTGTACCATGCGCGGTCCGGCATGACGGAGGGCACGCTACAGGCGCTTCGAGCCTGGCGCAGCAACCAAAAGACGCTCAACGTCGTCCTCGTTCGCGGAAATCACGACCGGCACGCCGGTGCCTCCCCCGCCGACCTCGACATCGATGAGCACGAGGGTCCGCTGCACGAAGGCCCCTTCTGCTTCCGGCACGAGCCGAGTTCGTCCGACACCGGCTACGTCGTCTGCGGGCACCTCCACCCCGGCGTCGTGCTCCGCGGGCGCGGGGGACAGCGCGAGCGGCTGCCTTGCTTCCATGCGAATGAGTCCCGACTCATCCTGCCCGCCTTCAGCGAATTCACCGGACTACACATCCTCCATCCAGAGCCGGGCGATGACGTCGCTGTCGTTGCGGGAACGGATGTGATCGCAGTGTCTCCTGAGGTCCTGCGTTCGACACATCAATAG
- a CDS encoding DUF3253 domain-containing protein yields MPDESTIRSTILDLLSSRDPDASICPSEAARAVFDDWREHMDDVREVATEMQQDGLIYATQGEERVDIGEASGPIRLRLEEPNTDE; encoded by the coding sequence ATGCCCGACGAATCAACGATCCGATCGACGATTCTCGACCTTCTCTCGTCTCGTGATCCGGACGCGTCAATCTGTCCGTCCGAGGCCGCACGGGCTGTCTTCGACGACTGGCGTGAGCACATGGATGACGTGCGCGAGGTGGCTACGGAGATGCAGCAGGACGGTCTTATTTACGCCACGCAGGGCGAGGAGCGCGTCGATATCGGCGAAGCCAGCGGCCCGATACGCCTTCGTCTCGAGGAGCCGAACACAGACGAGTGA